The Flammeovirgaceae bacterium genome contains a region encoding:
- a CDS encoding lysophospholipid acyltransferase family protein, translated as MFFLTLLSRLPFPILYGISDCLYFVSYYLVRYRRNLVNKNLRNAFPDKSVAERKVIAKQFYRNLCDYVVETLKLLTIKENDLKIRMHYTNPELLSVYTSQNQSVILLSSHQFNWEWLLAAGTLWLNAPIDFVYQPIQTRFTDYLMLRCRTRFGGYPIKRNEVARELAKRKNIVRGIAIVADQYPGRSQDKKYEALFLNQKTVFFTGSQQMATLTQYPVLYGAVKQLKRGYYACTLVKIAEPPYNAGSEIVLQNYIKEVEHVINENPAGWLWSHNRWKTRHLKRASGQYPRASAAS; from the coding sequence ATGTTTTTTCTTACCCTTCTATCGCGGCTGCCTTTTCCCATACTTTATGGTATTTCGGATTGCCTGTATTTTGTAAGTTATTACCTGGTGCGATACCGAAGAAATTTGGTTAACAAAAATCTTCGTAACGCTTTTCCTGATAAATCAGTTGCGGAGCGCAAGGTGATCGCCAAACAATTCTACCGCAACCTCTGTGATTATGTTGTTGAAACCCTGAAACTTTTAACAATTAAAGAGAATGACCTGAAAATCCGTATGCATTACACGAATCCTGAATTACTTTCAGTGTATACCAGCCAGAATCAATCCGTTATTCTTCTTTCTTCTCATCAGTTTAACTGGGAGTGGTTACTTGCCGCAGGTACTCTGTGGCTTAACGCACCTATAGACTTTGTTTATCAGCCCATTCAAACACGCTTTACAGACTACCTAATGTTGCGTTGTCGTACCCGGTTTGGCGGCTATCCCATCAAACGCAATGAAGTGGCACGCGAACTGGCAAAGCGAAAAAATATCGTGCGCGGCATTGCCATTGTAGCCGACCAGTACCCGGGCCGGTCTCAGGACAAAAAGTACGAAGCCCTGTTCCTGAATCAGAAAACGGTTTTCTTCACCGGCAGCCAGCAAATGGCAACGTTAACGCAATACCCGGTTTTGTACGGAGCCGTAAAGCAACTTAAACGAGGATATTATGCATGCACCTTGGTGAAAATTGCCGAGCCCCCCTATAATGCCGGTTCAGAAATCGTACTGCAAAACTACATAAAGGAAGTAGAGCACGTTATTAACGAAAATCCGGCCGGCTGGCTCTGGTCGCACAACCGGTGGAAAACCCGCCATCTTAAGCGAGCATCTGGGCAATATCCTCGCGCGTCAGCTGCTTCATAA